A portion of the Sphaerochaeta pleomorpha str. Grapes genome contains these proteins:
- a CDS encoding ABC transporter permease, translating to MFSRIIRNDIKSSKLMTAAIFLIITSAAVLVSLTVMLSVNLSGAVDALMVQAKTPHFMQMHSGPIDMLRLDDFAKQNTLVEEYQVAKFLNIEGSQIVINGKSLVDSVQDNGFSMQNDKFDYLMDFDGNVIQVTDGFIYLPIYCMKDKLAQVGDMVTVAGKPFVVAGFLRDSQMNSLLSSSKRFLVSSSDYAQLASSGNVEYLIEFRLFDLSQLGSFENTYTAAGLEANGPTITYPLFKLINVISDGLMVAIILLVSVLILAIAFLCIRLTLLAKIEDDYREIGVMKAIGLRVSDIRGLYFAKYAAIAALSCILGYVLSLPLQDFMLRNIRLFLGESQNAAIAPLVSVFGIAVVFTAITTYVNHVLRRFKHLSAADALRYRGEPSCKTGARGFTLGKGRILGANVFLGLKDVLARKHLYATMFIVLVLATFIMLVPQNLYTTISSKSFITYMGMGSCDLRLDLQQVSDIPRKAGEIAKAMETDETIDSFVVLFTKRFEVPMADGTVENLNVELGDHSVFPVTYAKGNAPANPGEIALSSINAVELDKTIGDTLVLKDDGKERSLTVCGIYSDITNGGKTAKATFSSSLDSVLWGVIAARLQDPGIVLLVAKTYSNRFTYAKVSGVGQYIEQTFGSTMGSIKKASVAAMIVSLLVSALIASLFIKMLIAKDRYPIAVMKALGFTNEDISIQYISRSVFVLFFAIVLGTVLANTLGEFLAGSIIASLGATVFSFVVRPLSAYLISPLLLLSCVILATFLTTSSSGNLSISDTIKE from the coding sequence ATGTTTAGCAGAATCATCAGAAACGACATCAAAAGCAGCAAACTCATGACCGCCGCCATCTTTTTGATCATCACCTCAGCTGCCGTACTTGTATCCCTTACCGTGATGCTCAGTGTCAACCTGAGTGGGGCCGTAGATGCACTCATGGTACAGGCGAAAACCCCGCATTTCATGCAGATGCATTCCGGACCTATTGATATGCTTCGCCTTGATGATTTTGCAAAACAGAATACCTTGGTCGAGGAATACCAGGTAGCCAAATTTCTTAACATCGAAGGTTCACAGATTGTCATAAACGGAAAATCGCTTGTCGACAGCGTCCAGGACAATGGGTTCTCGATGCAGAACGACAAGTTCGATTACCTCATGGATTTTGACGGTAACGTCATACAGGTTACAGATGGTTTTATCTATCTGCCCATCTATTGTATGAAAGATAAGCTTGCCCAAGTTGGTGATATGGTAACGGTAGCGGGTAAACCCTTTGTGGTTGCAGGATTTTTGCGTGACTCACAGATGAATTCCCTGCTTTCTTCGTCCAAGAGATTTCTGGTCAGCAGCAGCGATTATGCCCAATTGGCATCTTCCGGCAATGTTGAATACCTCATTGAGTTTCGCCTTTTTGACCTTTCCCAGCTTGGTTCCTTTGAGAATACCTATACAGCTGCAGGGCTTGAGGCAAATGGTCCGACGATTACCTATCCGCTTTTCAAATTGATAAATGTGATATCAGACGGACTCATGGTAGCGATCATCCTGCTGGTAAGCGTGCTCATCCTTGCCATAGCTTTTTTGTGCATACGACTCACCCTACTGGCCAAGATCGAGGACGACTACCGTGAGATCGGGGTCATGAAAGCAATCGGTCTGCGGGTTTCCGATATCAGGGGGCTGTACTTTGCAAAGTATGCCGCGATTGCGGCATTGTCCTGTATCCTCGGCTATGTCCTCTCCTTGCCATTGCAAGATTTCATGTTGAGAAACATACGGTTGTTCTTGGGGGAAAGCCAGAACGCAGCCATCGCCCCCTTGGTATCGGTTTTCGGCATAGCAGTGGTATTTACTGCCATTACAACCTATGTAAACCATGTGCTCAGGCGGTTCAAACACCTATCGGCAGCAGATGCCTTACGGTATCGCGGGGAGCCAAGCTGTAAAACTGGGGCAAGGGGCTTTACGCTGGGCAAGGGAAGAATCCTTGGTGCCAACGTATTTCTCGGTCTCAAGGATGTACTTGCAAGAAAACATTTGTATGCCACCATGTTCATAGTTCTTGTCCTGGCAACGTTCATCATGCTCGTGCCCCAGAACCTTTATACAACCATTTCCTCCAAGAGTTTCATAACCTATATGGGGATGGGCAGCTGTGACTTGCGCCTCGATCTTCAGCAGGTGTCTGATATTCCTCGCAAAGCCGGGGAAATTGCAAAGGCAATGGAAACGGACGAAACAATCGATTCCTTTGTGGTGCTGTTTACCAAACGCTTTGAAGTGCCGATGGCAGACGGGACGGTTGAGAACCTCAACGTGGAACTCGGGGACCATAGCGTATTTCCTGTTACCTATGCAAAGGGAAACGCCCCGGCAAATCCAGGGGAAATTGCACTCTCCTCGATCAACGCTGTCGAACTGGACAAGACTATTGGCGATACCCTCGTTTTAAAGGATGACGGAAAAGAACGGTCCCTTACAGTCTGTGGCATATATTCCGATATCACCAATGGGGGGAAGACAGCCAAGGCAACTTTTTCCAGTAGTCTCGATTCTGTGCTATGGGGTGTCATCGCAGCGAGACTGCAAGACCCTGGCATTGTCCTATTGGTAGCAAAAACCTATAGCAATCGGTTTACGTATGCCAAAGTATCGGGAGTTGGGCAATACATAGAACAGACTTTCGGTTCTACCATGGGGTCGATAAAAAAAGCTTCGGTTGCGGCAATGATCGTTTCCCTACTCGTTTCAGCGCTTATAGCCTCTTTGTTCATCAAGATGCTCATTGCAAAGGACCGCTATCCCATAGCCGTGATGAAGGCCCTTGGGTTTACCAATGAGGATATCAGCATCCAATATATTTCCCGCTCAGTCTTCGTCCTGTTTTTTGCCATCGTACTGGGCACTGTCCTTGCCAACACCCTCGGGGAGTTTTTGGCAGGTTCCATCATTGCATCCCT
- a CDS encoding MFS transporter, protein MGNSNTSFGKFLFLWSGELVSAIGSGLTSFGLAVYVFRLTGSATLMAMLTLLAFVPALLLSPAAGVLADRYDRRILMILGDSLSALGLIFILGCMLLGNVQLWQIYVGVTISSIFSSLLEPAYKATVSDLLTKEQYSKASGLVQIAGSSKFLISPILAGFLLSIWDIKLLLIIDICTFFFTVSVTSIVRKGLVSNASENRDSFIGEFKEGWKVIHGNRGIFILVLLTSVITFFLGFIQILSTPMILAFSNTATLGTIETICASGMLVSSILIGVFSIRGGYVNILSVSLFCTGIFMALFGLRENVFLICTAGFLFFATLPFANTSIDVLIRKNLENSVQGRAWGLIGVISQLGYVVAFALAGILADYLFTPMLLPGGLLASSIGKLTGTGEGRGIGLLILVSGFFVLLTSLLLARSPAVKRLENANV, encoded by the coding sequence ATGGGGAACTCGAATACATCGTTTGGGAAATTTCTCTTTCTCTGGTCTGGGGAACTCGTTTCTGCAATAGGAAGCGGCCTGACCTCATTTGGGCTTGCTGTCTATGTTTTCCGGCTGACAGGTAGCGCCACTTTGATGGCAATGCTAACTCTCTTGGCCTTTGTGCCTGCACTGCTGTTAAGCCCCGCAGCAGGGGTGCTTGCAGACCGCTATGACAGACGCATTCTCATGATCCTGGGCGACAGCTTATCAGCTCTCGGCCTCATATTCATCCTTGGCTGCATGCTTCTCGGTAATGTACAGCTCTGGCAGATCTACGTTGGGGTAACCATCAGTTCAATTTTCTCGTCACTATTGGAACCTGCCTACAAGGCCACGGTTTCAGATTTGTTGACCAAAGAACAATATTCCAAAGCAAGTGGCCTTGTGCAGATTGCAGGTTCCTCGAAGTTCCTCATTTCCCCGATTTTGGCAGGGTTTTTGCTCTCCATTTGGGACATCAAGCTATTGCTCATCATTGATATCTGCACCTTCTTTTTTACCGTCTCAGTTACTTCGATTGTGCGAAAAGGATTGGTTTCCAATGCATCTGAAAATCGAGATTCCTTCATCGGAGAATTCAAGGAAGGCTGGAAGGTAATCCATGGAAACCGGGGCATCTTCATCCTCGTCCTCCTTACTTCCGTAATCACTTTCTTTTTGGGCTTTATCCAAATTCTCTCCACTCCCATGATCCTTGCTTTTTCCAACACTGCAACGCTGGGAACCATTGAAACCATCTGTGCCAGCGGAATGCTTGTTTCCAGCATACTAATCGGAGTCTTCTCCATTCGGGGAGGGTATGTAAACATACTTTCGGTCTCCCTTTTCTGTACCGGTATTTTCATGGCTCTCTTTGGATTGCGGGAGAATGTCTTCTTGATTTGCACTGCAGGTTTCCTGTTCTTTGCAACCCTTCCGTTTGCAAATACAAGCATCGACGTACTCATCCGGAAAAACCTGGAAAACAGTGTGCAGGGAAGAGCCTGGGGCCTAATCGGAGTAATTTCACAGCTTGGTTATGTAGTGGCCTTTGCCCTTGCCGGAATCCTTGCCGATTACCTCTTTACCCCCATGCTCCTGCCTGGCGGGTTGCTTGCCTCAAGCATCGGAAAACTCACCGGAACAGGCGAGGGCAGGGGAATAGGGTTGCTCATCCTAGTGTCCGGATTCTTTGTTCTTTTAACTTCACTTCTTTTAGCTAGGAGCCCAGCGGTGAAAAGACTGGAGAACGCCAATGTTTAG
- a CDS encoding TetR/AcrR family transcriptional regulator — protein sequence MRTLKEPEERRNEILDVAYELFSSKGYDSTSVLDILEKTGIAKGTLYYYFKGKEDIMNAVIVRILAGMMEKAGAVAIDSSLSVHDKLLQVISSLHLDESQGKEILEHIHNPQNALMHQKQLEALVQGVTPILSTIVEEGVLQGLFTTPFPYESAEMLIIYSQIAFDHPSFNSEEEAVRKVSAFICNMERILGAETGSFDYMRQLFN from the coding sequence ATGCGCACGCTCAAAGAACCAGAAGAAAGAAGAAACGAAATACTCGATGTTGCCTATGAGCTCTTTTCCTCGAAAGGGTATGACAGCACCAGTGTGCTGGATATCCTTGAAAAAACAGGGATAGCCAAAGGGACACTCTATTACTATTTCAAGGGCAAAGAAGACATTATGAATGCTGTCATAGTGCGAATACTTGCTGGGATGATGGAAAAAGCAGGGGCTGTTGCCATTGATAGCTCGCTTTCAGTACACGATAAATTGTTGCAGGTGATTAGTTCCCTGCATCTTGATGAATCACAAGGCAAGGAGATACTGGAACACATCCATAATCCCCAGAATGCACTCATGCACCAAAAGCAACTTGAAGCTTTGGTCCAGGGTGTAACCCCCATACTCTCCACCATCGTGGAAGAAGGTGTTTTACAAGGGTTGTTCACTACTCCATTTCCCTATGAGAGTGCAGAGATGCTCATCATCTATTCCCAGATTGCCTTTGACCATCCCTCATTCAATTCTGAAGAAGAGGCAGTCCGAAAGGTATCGGCCTTTATCTGTAACATGGAGCGAATCCTTGGAGCCGAAACAGGCAGCTTTGACTACATGCGCCAATTATTCAATTAG
- a CDS encoding competence protein: MTRNNLKLPCALKNGIVIPIERAKPHEKGYVCPGCYSEVIVKKGEKRIAHFAHKAGVTCTTGYQTAMHLLAKELILREKRFRLPDLSEKYAVDGCFTVFVSNRKVLLSLPLAKTLDLSDASVVTECKLFDMIPDIVIDYKGQRLIVEIFVTHKVSAEKVANYQSQKISIIEIDLSKQKILSEDDLKKLLCDSTEHKIWLYNRKKDLLASKMDLWNRNTGNDKFVIYTYKNVFKNGQEIDGNIIFKPNITTDGNVTKIADCPRKIHYSKNSFFALKEECKKCPFYIGYYESPDFDNLRDVPEKGILCQKQPCYQKPSVEDLKQWLLEYAREEARIVQKRPYKFQPDSNKWTSMIEVKAASFIPELNESIDREELYSTIFYIVNYSFGKYLLHL, encoded by the coding sequence ATGACTAGAAACAATCTCAAACTCCCATGTGCTCTTAAAAACGGCATAGTTATTCCAATCGAAAGGGCAAAACCACATGAAAAAGGATATGTTTGCCCAGGTTGCTATAGTGAAGTTATTGTGAAAAAGGGAGAAAAGAGAATAGCTCATTTTGCCCACAAAGCAGGAGTAACTTGCACTACAGGGTATCAGACTGCTATGCACCTGCTTGCGAAGGAACTCATTTTACGAGAGAAAAGATTTAGGTTACCTGATTTGTCAGAAAAATATGCAGTAGATGGTTGCTTCACGGTTTTTGTTTCAAATAGAAAAGTACTGCTTTCTCTACCTTTAGCAAAAACCTTAGATTTATCTGATGCATCCGTAGTAACGGAATGTAAGCTTTTTGACATGATTCCCGATATCGTTATTGACTACAAGGGCCAAAGATTGATAGTAGAGATTTTTGTTACACACAAGGTTTCAGCAGAAAAAGTTGCTAACTACCAAAGCCAGAAAATATCCATCATAGAGATTGATCTCAGCAAGCAAAAAATTCTCTCAGAAGATGATTTGAAAAAACTACTATGTGATTCAACGGAGCATAAGATATGGTTATATAACCGAAAAAAGGATTTGCTTGCAAGCAAAATGGATCTTTGGAACAGAAATACTGGTAATGACAAATTTGTTATCTACACTTACAAGAATGTATTTAAAAACGGACAGGAAATTGATGGAAACATCATATTCAAGCCAAATATTACAACTGATGGTAATGTAACCAAGATAGCTGATTGCCCAAGAAAAATTCATTACTCTAAAAATAGTTTCTTCGCATTAAAAGAAGAATGCAAAAAATGCCCATTTTATATTGGCTACTATGAGTCTCCAGATTTCGATAACCTTAGGGATGTCCCAGAAAAAGGAATCCTTTGTCAGAAACAACCTTGTTATCAGAAGCCTTCAGTGGAGGACTTAAAGCAGTGGCTTTTGGAGTATGCAAGAGAAGAAGCAAGAATTGTACAAAAAAGACCCTATAAATTTCAACCAGATTCCAATAAATGGACCTCTATGATAGAGGTGAAAGCAGCATCCTTTATTCCTGAGCTCAACGAATCCATAGATCGGGAAGAGCTTTACTCAACAATTTTTTATATAGTGAACTATTCATTTGGAAAATACTTATTGCACCTTTAA
- a CDS encoding restriction endonuclease: MARRSIVSIPKDMPKISELLFPLLKVLDALGGSGNNEEIADAFTAFLSVPEEVRTFPHLNSITKTELVYRMEWAKTRLKKAGIITNSKRSIWSFCPTFSGNSFAHASELLSYIQNQKDNDAISITQIDEDNHFDAWQDQLIKILLAMDPYGFEHLIQRLLRESGFVQVQVTKKSGDGGIDGKGKMQIGMLRFSVAFQCKRYKSPVGSPVVRDFRGSLSSEYEKGIIYTTSTFTREAKEEASKPGAAQIDLVDGKELVELLAKFQIGLKPVVSYEIDEQFFSQI; encoded by the coding sequence ATGGCACGAAGAAGCATTGTTTCAATTCCAAAGGATATGCCTAAAATTAGTGAATTACTTTTTCCTTTGTTGAAAGTGCTTGATGCCCTAGGTGGTTCTGGCAACAATGAAGAAATTGCCGATGCTTTTACAGCTTTTCTTTCTGTCCCCGAAGAGGTCAGGACCTTTCCCCATTTAAATAGTATTACTAAGACAGAACTCGTATACCGGATGGAATGGGCAAAAACAAGACTTAAAAAGGCTGGTATCATTACAAATTCAAAGCGTTCAATCTGGAGTTTTTGTCCTACATTTTCAGGTAACTCTTTTGCGCATGCCTCCGAGCTTTTATCCTATATTCAAAACCAAAAAGACAATGATGCGATTTCGATAACTCAGATTGATGAAGACAATCATTTTGATGCTTGGCAAGACCAGCTTATCAAAATTCTCCTTGCAATGGATCCCTATGGCTTTGAGCATTTGATTCAGCGTTTGCTGAGGGAAAGTGGTTTTGTCCAAGTGCAGGTAACAAAGAAAAGTGGAGACGGTGGTATCGATGGCAAGGGCAAAATGCAGATAGGGATGCTACGTTTTTCCGTAGCTTTTCAATGCAAACGATATAAATCTCCCGTAGGGTCTCCTGTTGTGCGTGATTTTCGCGGATCCCTGTCTTCTGAATATGAAAAAGGTATTATTTACACAACAAGCACATTTACGAGAGAAGCGAAGGAAGAAGCTTCAAAGCCTGGAGCTGCACAGATTGATCTTGTCGATGGAAAAGAACTTGTTGAGTTGTTGGCAAAATTTCAGATTGGGTTGAAGCCAGTAGTGTCATATGAAATTGATGAACAATTTTTTTCACAGATTTGA
- a CDS encoding helix-turn-helix domain-containing protein: MNKDMQDAIVDHVRMILQQKNISQKDLASEISITEATLSNILHKHRAITTDEVDKIAKVLDVPVPMLYNPIPFGCKEAFPLLAQAKTKEVEETIQKLSILAQRTLFYKNLRETAEKQMEIIR; encoded by the coding sequence ATGAATAAAGATATGCAGGATGCAATAGTGGATCATGTAAGGATGATCCTCCAGCAAAAAAACATTTCCCAGAAAGATCTGGCTAGTGAAATCTCCATAACAGAAGCGACGTTAAGTAATATTTTACATAAACACAGGGCAATTACCACCGACGAAGTTGATAAAATTGCCAAGGTTCTCGATGTCCCAGTCCCTATGCTCTACAACCCGATTCCTTTTGGCTGCAAAGAAGCCTTCCCTCTCTTGGCGCAAGCAAAGACAAAGGAAGTAGAAGAAACAATCCAGAAGCTTTCGATACTTGCCCAGAGAACATTGTTCTATAAGAACCTCCGGGAAACTGCCGAAAAACAAATGGAAATTATCCGATAA
- a CDS encoding vWA domain-containing protein, translating to MKKELTEIVFILDRSGSMSGLESDTIGGFNGMLEKQKAASGQALVSTVLFDDRCEVLHDRLDITKVVPMSDKEYFVRGCTALLDAVGGAIQHIGNIHKYAREEDRPEKTIFIITTDGQENASHFYCTDQVKMMIERQKGTYGWEFVFLGANIDAVEVAGRFGIDANRAANYRADSEGTQLNYRVLNEVICDIRACKPFNANWKDRIDRDYKTRKPKKSKE from the coding sequence ATGAAAAAAGAACTAACGGAAATTGTCTTTATCCTAGACAGAAGCGGGTCGATGAGTGGGCTGGAAAGCGATACGATCGGAGGCTTCAATGGCATGCTTGAAAAGCAGAAAGCCGCTTCAGGGCAAGCACTCGTGTCAACGGTCCTGTTTGATGACCGGTGTGAAGTTCTGCATGACCGTCTCGACATTACCAAAGTAGTGCCAATGTCAGATAAGGAATACTTTGTCCGTGGTTGCACCGCTCTTCTTGACGCGGTTGGCGGGGCTATCCAGCATATTGGGAACATCCATAAATATGCCCGTGAGGAAGACCGACCTGAAAAAACAATTTTTATAATTACCACCGATGGCCAAGAAAATGCAAGTCACTTCTATTGCACTGACCAGGTAAAGATGATGATAGAGCGACAGAAAGGAACCTATGGTTGGGAGTTTGTTTTCTTAGGTGCAAACATTGATGCGGTTGAGGTTGCAGGTCGTTTTGGCATAGATGCCAACCGTGCTGCAAACTATCGTGCCGATAGCGAGGGGACACAGTTGAATTACAGGGTGCTTAACGAGGTTATCTGTGACATTCGAGCATGCAAGCCTTTCAATGCCAATTGGAAAGATCGCATCGACCGTGATTATAAAACCAGGAAACCAAAGAAGAGCAAAGAGTAA
- a CDS encoding macro domain-containing protein, whose translation MPFMIVRNDITKMKVDAIVNSANPHVAIGRGVDSAIHAAAGPELFEARKVLGDIPVGSAVATPAFNLDATYVIHTVGPLWKGGTEHEIERVLDCYRSALQLALAKECKSVAFPLISTGTYGFPKAEALQIALSVISEFLLLSDMEVYLVVYDRESYSLSGKLFKEVVAFIDEYYVEERSKNYKPSLFKENINVHHRDIETVEGFELRLYSRMSERSLDTLMAELEESFSQSLLRIIDEKGKTDVEVYKKANVDRKLFSKIRSNKDYRPSKVTAIAFALALELNLDETKDLIGRAGFSLTRSNKFDVIIEYFIEQKNYNVFEINEVLFAFDQILLGV comes from the coding sequence ATGCCTTTTATGATTGTACGGAATGATATAACGAAGATGAAGGTGGACGCTATCGTGAATTCCGCCAATCCCCACGTAGCTATCGGTAGAGGCGTTGACAGTGCTATCCATGCAGCTGCAGGTCCCGAGCTTTTTGAAGCAAGAAAGGTACTGGGTGATATCCCCGTTGGCTCTGCTGTTGCTACTCCTGCTTTTAACTTGGATGCAACGTATGTAATCCACACCGTCGGGCCTCTTTGGAAAGGAGGGACGGAGCATGAAATTGAGCGTGTGCTGGATTGCTATAGAAGTGCCCTGCAATTGGCGCTTGCAAAGGAATGCAAATCCGTTGCCTTTCCCTTGATTTCTACCGGTACGTATGGCTTTCCCAAGGCAGAAGCCTTGCAGATTGCCCTGTCTGTTATTAGTGAATTCCTATTGCTTTCTGATATGGAGGTGTACTTGGTTGTGTATGACAGGGAATCCTATTCCTTGTCGGGGAAATTGTTCAAAGAAGTTGTAGCGTTCATCGATGAGTACTACGTTGAAGAGCGCTCAAAGAACTATAAGCCCAGTCTCTTTAAGGAAAATATAAACGTTCATCATCGTGATATCGAGACAGTAGAAGGGTTTGAACTTAGATTATATTCTCGTATGTCAGAGAGAAGCCTGGATACCCTTATGGCAGAATTGGAAGAAAGCTTCTCGCAATCGCTTCTCCGTATCATTGATGAAAAAGGAAAAACGGATGTGGAGGTGTACAAGAAAGCGAACGTTGATCGTAAATTGTTCTCTAAAATCCGTAGCAACAAGGATTACCGGCCTAGCAAGGTAACCGCGATTGCGTTTGCCCTTGCCTTGGAACTCAACCTCGATGAAACGAAAGATCTGATAGGACGGGCTGGGTTTTCCCTCACCCGTAGCAACAAGTTCGATGTTATCATTGAATATTTCATTGAACAGAAAAACTACAATGTGTTTGAAATAAATGAGGTCTTGTTTGCTTTTGATCAAATTCTTTTAGGTGTTTGA
- a CDS encoding DUF4276 family protein → MNKVNIIVEGPSERCFITNVLAPYLAEQECYAKA, encoded by the coding sequence ATGAATAAAGTCAATATTATTGTAGAAGGGCCAAGCGAACGATGTTTCATCACCAATGTCCTGGCCCCTTACCTTGCTGAACAGGAATGTTATGCAAAGGCTTGA